The Carassius auratus strain Wakin chromosome 5, ASM336829v1, whole genome shotgun sequence genome includes a window with the following:
- the LOC113086010 gene encoding zinc finger and BTB domain-containing protein 20-like — MTERIHHINLHNFSNSVLETLNEQRNRGHFCDVTVRIHGSMLRAHRCVLAAGSPFFQDKLLLGYSDIEIPSVVSVQSVQKLIDFMYSGVLRVSQSEALQILTAASILQIKTVIDECTRIVSQNVGIAGPGGFSVVPGDSGQETPRGTPESGTSGPSSDTESGYMQTSHQSLDRVYSSLYSSCSGLGLQNGTRGNRSHYASAVANASYDSPLPLQQKEGGQDPAWITRIHERSQQMERFLATSESTHCRKQPRPVRLHTGDLHIKQEQGDEYTCYGLEDCREDGEQLECVESEPKGESFDSGVSSSIGTETDSVEQPFSSAFARDNCPNKGLQGERGTPVQIEVNDSSPEQTQESVEDENRNGPSQESGELGLHQLPQASQPMPVGPYLRPGEPLTSNLRMPLTLTSNSQVMGSAGNTYLPTLFTTQSASDNKPFLFSLPQSIGSQQPQFVAVPSPSMPPFPGGLTVPPGGSQQQGGASVGQHGEKKPYACTLCSKTFTAKQNFVKHMFVHTGEKPHQCSICWRSFSLKDYLIKHMVTHTGVRAYQCSICNKRFTQKSSLNVHMRLHRGEKSYECYICKKKFSHKTLLERHMALHSSETGVSGVSAAGSAGGPASIPVPMAVPEPGAGVVSLAMPVGVGGAGGGVGGGVGSSGVSVAAEASCQEGTTYMCSVCPVKFDQIEHFNDHMRKHVSDG, encoded by the exons ATGACCGAACGCATTCACCACATTAATCTCCACAACTTTAGCAATTCTGTACTTGAGACCCTCAATGAGCAGCGAAACCGCGGGCACTTCTGTGACGTGACGGTTCGGATCCACGGAAGCATGCTGCGAGCTCACCGCTGTGTGCTGGCTGCTGGCAGCCCCTTCTTTCAGGACAAGCTGCTCCTGGGCTACAGTGACATCGAGATCCCCTCGGTGGTTTCTGTGCAGTCCGTCCAGAAACTGATTGACTTCATGTACAGCGGCGTGCTGCGGGTCTCCCAGTCCGAGGCGCTGCAGATCCTCACGGCCGCCAGCATACTTCAGATCAAGACCGTCATCGACGAGTGCACCCGCATTGTTTCGCAGAACGTGGGCATCGCTGGACCTGGCGGCTTTTCCGTGGTCCCAGGAGACTCGGGGCAGGAGACGCCTCGGGGAACTCCTGAGTCTGGCACGTCCGGCCCCAGCAGTGATACCGAATCAGGCTACATGCAAACATCTCACCAGAGCCTTGACCGCGTTTACTCCTCGCTGTACTCCAGCTGTTCTGGGTTGGGTCTGCAAAACGGTACCCGTGGGAATCGCTCCCACTATGCCAGCGCCGTGGCCAACGCCAGCTACGACTCGCCCCTTCCACTACAGCAGAAGGAGGGAGGGCAGGACCCTGCCTGGATCACACGCATCCACGAGCGCTCGCAACAGATGGAGCGCTTCCTGGCCACGTCTGAGAGTACACACTGCCGGAAACAGCCTCGTCCCGTGAGGCTCCACACTGGTGACCTTCACATCAAGCAGGAGCAAGGGGACGAGTACACCTGCTACGGGCTGGAGGACTGCCGCGAGGACGGAGAGCAGCTGGAGTGTGTCGAGAGCGAGCCCAAAGGAGAGAGCTTCGACTCCGGCGTCAGCTCGTCCATCGGCACAGAAACGGATTCTGTGGAGCAGCCCTTCTCGTCTGCGTTCGCTCGAGACAACTGCCCGAATAAAGGCCTGCAAGGTGAGCGGGGAACCCCTGTGCAGATCGAGGTCAACGATTCATCCCCCGAGCAGACCCAAGAGTCGGTGGAAGACGAGAACAGAAACGGTCCTTCTCAAGAGAGTGGCGAGCTCGGACTCCATCAGCTGCCACAAGCATCCCAGCCGATGCCTGTCGGGCCGTACCTGCGGCCAGGTGAGCCACTTACCAGCAACCTGCGGATGCCCCTCACCCTGACCAGCAACAGCCAGGTAATGGGATCCGCAGGCAACACGTACTTGCCTACGCTCTTCACAACCCAGTCAGCCAGCGACAACAAGCCTTTCCTCTTCAGCCTGCCCCAGTCCATTGGGAGTCAGCAGCCCCAGTTTGTGGCGGTGCCCTCTCCCAGCATGCCCCCGTTCCCCGGCGGACTGACCGTGCCACCGGGTGGAAGTCAACAGCAGGGTGGTGCTTCTGTGGGACAGCACGGGGAGAAGAAGCCCTACGCGTGCACTCTTTGTTCCAAGACCTTCACTGCCAAACAAAACTTTGTGAAACACATGTTTGTGCACACAG GTGAGAAGCCGCACCAGTGCAGTATCTGCTGGCGTTCGTTCTCGCTGAAGGATTATCTCATCAAACACATGGTCACACACACAGGCGTCCGAGCGTACCAGTGCAGCATCTGCAACAAACGCTTCACCCAGAAGAGCTCGCTCAACGTCCACATGCGCCTGCACCGTGGAGAGAAGTCCTATGAGTGCTACATCTGCAAGAAGAAGTTCTCCCACAAGACCCTGCTGGAGCGCCACATGGCCCTGCACAGCTCCGAGACCGGGGTGTCCGGGGTCAGCGCCGCAGGGAGCGCCGGAGGCCCCGCGTCCATCCCCGTGCCCATGGCTGTTCCCGAGCCAGGAGCAGGAGTGGTGTCTCTCGCCATGCCGGTGGGAGTGGGCGGAGCCGGGGGCGGAGTCGGGGGCGGAGTCGGGAGCAGTGGAGTGAGCGTCGCTGCCGAAGCAAGCTGCCAGGAGGGGACCACCTACATGTGCTCCGTGTGCCCTGTCAAGTTTGACCAAATCGAGCACTTCAATGACCACATGCGCAAGCATGTCTCCGATGGATaa